Proteins encoded in a region of the Rhizobium sp. CC-YZS058 genome:
- a CDS encoding DUF4112 domain-containing protein, translating into MVAAAGTFERAAGIIPPAERLLRLRRLAKVARLMDTAIGIPGTRLRFGADSVLGLVPIVGDAAGALVGLAIVNEARRLGLPRHKIVKMISNIGVDAACGSVPLLGDVFDLFFKSHRRNLAIILDHFGMTERDLHQPQR; encoded by the coding sequence ATGGTTGCAGCAGCAGGTACATTCGAACGTGCCGCCGGGATCATTCCCCCCGCCGAGCGTTTGCTTCGTCTCCGCCGTCTGGCCAAGGTCGCGCGCCTGATGGATACGGCCATCGGAATCCCGGGTACGCGGCTGCGTTTTGGCGCTGATTCCGTTCTGGGTCTCGTGCCAATCGTCGGCGATGCCGCCGGCGCGCTTGTCGGCCTGGCGATCGTCAACGAGGCGCGGCGCCTTGGCCTGCCGCGCCACAAGATCGTGAAAATGATCTCGAACATCGGTGTCGATGCGGCCTGCGGCTCCGTGCCGCTGCTGGGTGATGTCTTCGACCTGTTCTTCAAGTCGCATCGCCGCAATCTGGCGATCATCCTCGATCACTTCGGCATGACCGAGCGCGATCTGCATCAGCCCCAGCGTTGA
- a CDS encoding sensor histidine kinase — protein MSSDTQRHGIWREGTRWAVSPVWIAFLVAALALAGAAWLAAGIMARGDALAALSAQARTDASLKVAHLRAVLERPRALPFLLSEDGQVAAALQSSSPADHEALSAKLATIVAGTDAAVIYVVGRNGVAIASSNWKDPTSFVGNDYSFRDYFIRGMAAGKAEHFAFGSVSKRPGLYISQRVEGANGPLGIVVAKMEFDQIEADWQAARRPTYVADENGVVLITSLPSWRFMATRALANADLAAIRNSLQFGDAPLTPLPLSVTERVGPGVDRLRGVLPGGRETEFLRITAPVPSTGWQLNSLVATRGAVAALVREQRLLALAGVAPVVALAALLLARRQSVARRLGRELAAREELEARVAARTDELRRARDRLESEIADHRTTEAKLQGVQDDLVHANRLAILGQVAAGVAHEINQPLATIRAYADNARIFMDREQRPAVEDNLEEIAALTERIGRITDELKGFARKGRAPADAVSVAETIDSVVMLLKSRFSGPLNRLTLTALDPALQVTANRLRLEQVMINLVQNALEAVAPRADGAVRVAAAAAGEAVRITVADNGPGIAPEILAQLFTPFNTSKERGLGLGLVIAKDILADYGGTLGVETGPAGTIFTITLPKAAGEETLQ, from the coding sequence ATGTCATCAGACACGCAGCGACATGGAATTTGGAGAGAAGGAACCCGCTGGGCGGTCTCGCCGGTCTGGATCGCCTTTCTCGTTGCGGCACTGGCGCTGGCGGGTGCCGCCTGGCTTGCCGCCGGAATCATGGCGCGCGGCGATGCGCTGGCTGCTCTGTCGGCGCAGGCACGCACGGACGCTAGCCTGAAGGTCGCTCATCTGCGCGCCGTCCTCGAGCGGCCGCGTGCCCTGCCGTTTCTCCTGTCCGAGGATGGCCAGGTGGCGGCTGCTTTGCAGAGTTCGTCTCCCGCCGATCACGAGGCCCTGTCCGCCAAGCTCGCCACCATCGTGGCCGGGACCGATGCCGCCGTGATCTATGTCGTCGGTCGCAACGGGGTGGCGATCGCCTCCAGCAATTGGAAGGACCCGACCAGCTTCGTCGGCAACGACTATTCCTTCCGCGACTACTTTATTCGGGGCATGGCCGCCGGCAAGGCCGAGCACTTCGCCTTCGGTTCGGTCAGCAAGCGGCCGGGCCTCTATATTTCGCAGCGGGTGGAGGGGGCGAATGGACCGCTCGGCATCGTTGTCGCCAAGATGGAGTTCGACCAGATCGAGGCCGACTGGCAGGCCGCGCGCCGCCCCACCTATGTGGCGGACGAGAATGGCGTGGTGCTGATCACCAGCCTGCCTTCGTGGCGCTTCATGGCGACCAGGGCGCTGGCGAACGCCGATCTCGCGGCAATCCGCAACAGCCTGCAGTTCGGCGATGCCCCTTTGACGCCCTTGCCGCTGTCGGTCACCGAGAGGGTGGGGCCCGGCGTCGACCGGCTCAGGGGCGTGTTGCCCGGAGGCCGGGAAACCGAATTCCTGCGCATCACCGCTCCGGTTCCGTCGACGGGCTGGCAGCTGAATTCGCTGGTCGCGACGCGGGGTGCAGTGGCGGCCCTGGTCCGGGAGCAGCGGCTTCTGGCGCTTGCCGGGGTGGCGCCGGTCGTCGCCCTGGCGGCGCTGCTGCTTGCGCGGCGACAGAGTGTTGCCAGACGGCTCGGCCGCGAACTTGCCGCTCGCGAAGAGCTCGAAGCGCGCGTGGCGGCGCGCACCGACGAATTGCGGCGGGCGCGGGATCGGCTGGAAAGCGAGATCGCCGATCACCGCACAACGGAAGCCAAGCTGCAGGGGGTGCAGGACGATCTCGTTCATGCCAACCGGCTGGCAATCCTCGGACAGGTCGCGGCCGGCGTCGCCCATGAGATCAACCAGCCGCTGGCCACCATCCGGGCCTATGCCGACAATGCCCGCATCTTTATGGACCGGGAGCAGCGACCAGCCGTCGAGGACAATCTGGAAGAGATCGCTGCCCTTACAGAGCGGATCGGCCGGATTACCGACGAATTGAAGGGCTTTGCCCGGAAGGGACGGGCGCCAGCCGATGCCGTGTCGGTTGCCGAGACGATCGACAGCGTCGTCATGCTGTTGAAATCGCGGTTCTCCGGGCCGCTGAACCGGCTCACGCTCACGGCGCTCGATCCGGCGCTACAGGTGACCGCAAACCGGCTGCGACTCGAGCAGGTGATGATCAATCTCGTCCAGAACGCGCTCGAAGCTGTCGCGCCGCGCGCGGATGGTGCGGTCCGGGTGGCGGCTGCGGCAGCGGGCGAGGCTGTGCGGATCACCGTCGCCGACAATGGTCCGGGGATTGCGCCCGAAATCCTCGCGCAGCTCTTCACGCCCTTCAACACCTCCAAGGAGCGCGGCCTCGGCCTCGGCCTCGTCATCGCCAAGGATATTCTGGCCGATTACGGCGGCACGCTCGGCGTCGAGACGGGGCCTGCCGGCACGATATTCACCATCACGCTGCCGAAGGCGGCAGGCGAGGAGACGCTGCAATGA
- a CDS encoding PAS domain-containing methyl-accepting chemotaxis protein translates to MNIFSSADKATLQALDQSQAIIEFDLTGTILRANDNFCTAMGYAHQEIVGRHHRLFVDPAEAASADYAEFWRLLANGTFQQRQYRRIAKGGREVWIEASYNPVKRNGKPFKIVKFATDITETKMRALAEAGKLEALSRAQAVIEFDTAGRILSANDNFLATLGYRLDEIVGQHHAMFCDPDYARSADYRRFWEALNRGEFATDQFMRFGKGGRKVFIQASYNPILDDRGRVIRVVKFATDITERMRAMEEIGAGLGRLAEANIRQTLDTPFAAEFEKLRSDFNTSIGTFQETLEKVLAQTQALNEHSETLRETSDALAQRAEQQAAALEETSAALSEVTGTVRSSAERVHDTRDLVKQTRSAATSSVAVVGDTVAAMQRIESASAEIAKIIGVIDEIAFQTNLLALNAGVEAARAGEAGKGFAVVAQEVRELAQRSAGAAKEIKALTGNASNQVLEGVRLVGDTGKALHEIEAFVEKINSNIDAIAAAASEQSAGLSEIASAVGTLDQMTQQNTAMVGQTTELSHTLAEGAVTLTSLVGQFKLNRRSRRREPGSDAAASAPADLRDHRRIA, encoded by the coding sequence ATGAACATCTTTTCCAGTGCCGACAAGGCGACCCTGCAGGCGCTTGACCAATCGCAGGCGATTATTGAATTCGATTTGACCGGCACGATCCTACGGGCAAATGACAATTTCTGCACCGCCATGGGCTATGCGCATCAGGAGATCGTCGGTCGGCATCACCGGCTGTTCGTCGATCCTGCTGAAGCAGCATCGGCCGATTATGCCGAGTTCTGGCGGTTGCTCGCCAACGGCACGTTCCAGCAGCGTCAGTATCGCCGCATTGCCAAGGGCGGGCGCGAGGTCTGGATCGAGGCGTCCTACAATCCCGTCAAGCGCAACGGCAAGCCGTTCAAGATCGTCAAGTTCGCGACCGACATCACCGAAACGAAGATGCGCGCGCTCGCCGAAGCCGGCAAGCTCGAGGCTCTGTCACGCGCACAGGCCGTCATCGAATTCGACACCGCCGGCCGGATCCTCTCCGCCAACGACAATTTCCTCGCCACGCTCGGCTATCGTCTGGACGAGATCGTTGGACAGCATCACGCGATGTTCTGCGATCCCGATTATGCCCGCTCGGCGGACTATCGCCGTTTCTGGGAAGCCCTGAACCGAGGCGAGTTCGCGACTGATCAGTTCATGCGCTTCGGAAAAGGCGGCCGCAAGGTCTTCATCCAAGCCTCCTACAACCCGATCCTCGACGACCGTGGCCGGGTAATCCGTGTCGTGAAATTCGCGACCGACATCACCGAGCGCATGCGGGCCATGGAAGAAATCGGCGCTGGCCTCGGCCGCCTTGCGGAAGCCAATATCCGGCAGACGCTGGATACCCCCTTTGCTGCCGAATTCGAAAAGCTTCGCTCGGATTTCAACACCTCGATCGGTACATTCCAGGAAACGCTGGAGAAGGTGCTGGCGCAGACCCAGGCGCTGAACGAACACAGCGAAACGCTCCGCGAAACTTCCGACGCCCTGGCCCAGCGCGCCGAACAGCAGGCCGCAGCGCTCGAGGAAACCTCGGCAGCCTTGAGCGAAGTGACCGGCACGGTGCGCAGCTCCGCCGAACGCGTGCATGACACGCGGGACCTGGTGAAACAGACCCGCAGCGCCGCCACCTCCTCCGTCGCCGTGGTCGGCGACACGGTGGCCGCCATGCAGCGCATCGAGTCCGCTTCGGCCGAAATCGCCAAGATCATCGGCGTCATCGACGAAATCGCCTTCCAGACCAATCTGCTGGCCCTGAACGCCGGTGTCGAGGCCGCCCGGGCCGGCGAAGCCGGCAAGGGATTCGCCGTCGTTGCCCAGGAAGTGCGCGAGCTTGCCCAGCGCTCGGCCGGTGCCGCCAAGGAGATCAAGGCGCTGACCGGGAATGCGTCCAACCAGGTGCTCGAGGGCGTGCGCCTGGTCGGCGACACGGGCAAGGCCCTGCATGAGATCGAGGCCTTCGTCGAGAAGATCAACTCCAACATCGACGCCATTGCCGCTGCGGCCTCGGAGCAGAGCGCCGGCCTCAGCGAAATCGCCAGCGCTGTCGGCACGCTCGATCAGATGACGCAGCAGAACACGGCGATGGTCGGGCAGACGACGGAGCTCAGCCATACCTTGGCCGAAGGCGCGGTGACGCTGACGTCTCTGGTCGGGCAGTTCAAGCTCAACCGCCGCAGCCGCCGCCGGGAACCGGGCTCCGACGCTGCCGCGAGCGCGCCCGCCGATCTGCGCGATCACCGCCGTATCGCTTGA
- a CDS encoding EAL domain-containing protein produces MTCLLVEHDPTLVALAVLLCFLASFATFLLLARARQSLGVARFTWIVSGGMAGGFGIWATHFVAMLAYDPGLTIGYEAGLTLTSLAIAIAGTATALMAASVLAGPFGAAAAGIIFAMATSAMHFVGMAGIDLQGVIVWDQALVGAAVILAAVFGVPAFLIAEHRATSRRSMLPSAVLMLLGIASLHFTAMGAASPVLLADDLPPIETLSRPAMVMMIATVAFSLLFSGLGAVVLAKRAERRANDGERAFRLLVAGITDYAIYLLTPKGIVANWNAGAERTKGYKANEIVGSHFSTFYPPEERLAGLPEASLSTALREGTFEAEGWRLRKDGSRFWAHVVIDAVYDEDGRHLGFAKITRDCTQRMQDAARLKQASDNLSIALNTMNNAICLYDADERLILHNQRMREILDIPEHVVLTGRTFRELCLARHQHEFTADVSSEEFYQQHRTLFTRPGGGEHLCTTAAGKVIRTIHSPAENGSFVTTIEDITAQVKSEAQVAYITRHDGLTGLPNRLAVCEALDAALPEIASGQRMVAISIDLHGFKDINDGFGHDCGDAVLRMIAERMRAAAKPQDMIGRIGGDDFLIARMVRSEAEVSDVIARFSDIFKQPFLTETAEVQANASFGIALYPDDAPDREKLLSNADLALYRAKGKLEERISFYEPAMDELARTRRSLQRDVWKALEEAQFHLAYQVQRDAAAERISGYEALLRWRHPVLGAIGPDVFIPIAEESGAIVPLGEFVIRQACRDAMAFGLVKVAVNLSPLQLGSIRIIDTVRNALIETGLPAARLELEVTESAVIGDKRQALHILRQLKAMGVTIAIDDFGTGYSSLETLRSFPFDKVKLDRSFLTGLDGVKSKAFVRAMVSLGKSLGVSVLAEGVETDEQLQLLVGEGCDEVQGYLFGRPVPVGELILPPGEPQALTA; encoded by the coding sequence GTGACGTGTCTGTTGGTGGAGCATGATCCGACGCTTGTCGCCCTGGCCGTCCTGCTCTGTTTCCTCGCCTCCTTCGCCACATTCCTGCTGCTCGCCCGGGCGCGCCAGAGCCTCGGCGTTGCCCGCTTCACCTGGATCGTCAGCGGCGGCATGGCAGGCGGGTTCGGGATCTGGGCCACGCACTTCGTGGCCATGCTCGCCTATGATCCCGGGCTGACCATCGGCTATGAAGCAGGGCTGACGCTGACCTCGCTCGCCATCGCCATCGCCGGCACAGCGACCGCGCTGATGGCGGCGAGCGTTCTTGCCGGCCCCTTCGGCGCGGCGGCTGCCGGCATCATCTTCGCCATGGCCACCTCCGCCATGCATTTCGTCGGCATGGCCGGCATCGATCTGCAGGGCGTCATCGTCTGGGATCAGGCGCTCGTCGGCGCGGCCGTCATCCTTGCCGCTGTTTTCGGCGTTCCGGCCTTTCTCATCGCCGAGCACCGAGCTACCTCGCGCCGGAGCATGCTCCCCTCGGCAGTGCTGATGCTGCTCGGCATTGCCAGCCTGCATTTCACCGCCATGGGTGCCGCGTCGCCGGTGCTGCTGGCCGACGATCTGCCGCCGATCGAAACCCTGTCGCGTCCCGCAATGGTGATGATGATCGCGACTGTCGCCTTTTCGTTGCTCTTCTCCGGCCTCGGCGCCGTGGTGCTGGCCAAGCGGGCCGAACGGCGTGCCAATGATGGCGAGCGCGCCTTTCGCCTGCTCGTCGCCGGCATCACCGATTACGCCATCTATCTTCTCACGCCCAAGGGCATCGTCGCCAACTGGAATGCCGGGGCCGAGCGGACCAAGGGCTACAAGGCCAACGAGATCGTCGGCAGCCACTTCTCCACCTTCTATCCCCCCGAGGAACGCCTGGCCGGACTGCCGGAGGCAAGCCTTTCAACGGCGTTGCGCGAGGGCACCTTCGAGGCCGAAGGCTGGCGCTTGCGCAAGGACGGCAGCCGCTTCTGGGCGCATGTGGTCATCGATGCGGTCTATGACGAGGACGGCCGCCATCTGGGCTTCGCGAAGATCACCCGCGACTGCACGCAGCGCATGCAGGATGCCGCGCGGCTGAAGCAGGCTTCCGACAATCTATCGATCGCGCTCAACACGATGAACAACGCGATCTGCCTTTATGATGCCGATGAGCGCTTGATCCTCCACAATCAGCGGATGCGGGAGATCCTCGACATTCCGGAGCATGTCGTGCTGACCGGCCGCACCTTCCGCGAGCTGTGCCTTGCCCGGCATCAGCATGAGTTCACGGCCGATGTCAGTTCGGAGGAGTTCTACCAGCAGCATCGGACGCTGTTCACCCGGCCCGGCGGCGGCGAGCATCTCTGCACGACGGCGGCCGGCAAGGTCATCCGCACGATCCATTCGCCGGCCGAGAACGGCTCCTTCGTCACCACCATCGAGGACATCACCGCACAGGTGAAGTCGGAGGCGCAGGTTGCCTATATCACCCGCCACGACGGATTGACCGGCCTGCCCAACCGGCTCGCGGTCTGCGAGGCGCTGGATGCCGCCCTCCCGGAGATCGCCAGCGGCCAGCGCATGGTGGCCATCAGCATCGACCTGCACGGGTTCAAGGACATCAATGACGGCTTCGGCCATGATTGCGGCGACGCCGTGCTGCGCATGATCGCCGAGCGCATGCGCGCAGCCGCCAAACCGCAGGACATGATCGGCCGGATCGGCGGCGACGACTTCCTGATCGCCCGCATGGTGCGCAGCGAGGCCGAGGTCTCCGACGTCATCGCCCGCTTCTCGGACATTTTCAAGCAACCGTTCCTCACCGAAACGGCAGAGGTTCAGGCGAATGCCAGTTTCGGCATCGCGCTCTATCCGGACGATGCGCCGGATCGCGAGAAGCTGCTCAGCAACGCTGACCTCGCGCTTTACCGCGCCAAGGGAAAGCTCGAAGAGCGGATCAGCTTCTACGAGCCGGCGATGGACGAACTCGCCCGTACCCGCCGCAGCCTGCAGCGCGATGTGTGGAAGGCGCTGGAGGAGGCGCAGTTTCACCTCGCCTATCAGGTGCAGCGGGACGCGGCCGCCGAGCGGATCAGTGGCTATGAAGCCCTGCTGCGCTGGCGCCATCCGGTTCTGGGCGCGATCGGTCCCGATGTCTTCATTCCCATCGCCGAGGAAAGCGGGGCGATCGTCCCGCTCGGCGAGTTTGTCATTCGCCAGGCCTGCCGCGACGCCATGGCCTTCGGCCTCGTCAAGGTGGCCGTCAATCTTTCGCCGCTTCAGCTCGGATCGATCCGCATCATCGACACCGTTCGCAACGCCCTGATCGAAACAGGTCTGCCGGCGGCACGGCTCGAGCTCGAGGTGACGGAGAGTGCGGTGATCGGCGACAAGCGCCAGGCGCTCCACATCCTCCGCCAGCTCAAAGCCATGGGAGTCACCATCGCCATCGATGATTTCGGGACCGGCTATTCCTCGCTCGAAACCCTTCGCTCCTTCCCCTTCGACAAGGTCAAGCTCGACCGCAGCTTCCTGACCGGGCTCGACGGTGTAAAGTCCAAGGCCTTCGTCCGCGCCATGGTGTCGCTCGGCAAGAGCCTCGGCGTTTCGGTTCTGGCGGAAGGCGTGGAAACGGACGAACAGCTGCAGCTTCTGGTGGGCGAGGGCTGCGACGAGGTGCAGGGCTATCTGTTCGGGCGCCCCGTGCCCGTCGGCGAACTCATCCTGCCGCCTGGCGAACCGCAGGCACTGACCGCCTGA
- a CDS encoding sigma-54 dependent transcriptional regulator, with the protein MSETGRVLLVDDDRDLLKATRQTLELAGLTVMTAGSALDALGQLDRDFAAVVVSDIRMPQVDGLELFARIRALDADLPVILMTGHGDIPMAVKAIQDGAYDFLPKPFAGDRLVQSVRRALEKRRLILENRSLRQAAEEAQGAGLMIGQTPVMERLRTTIRQIADTDVDVLMLGETGSGKEVVATLLHRWSRRARGHFVALNCGALPEQVIESELFGHEAGAFTGAQKKRIGRIEHASGGTLFLDEIESMPPATQIHMLRVLEMREVTPLGTNEVRPVDLRVVAAAKVDLGDPHARGAFREDLYYRLNVVTLVIPPLRERRDDIPLLYRTFADRAARRFGREVPPLSDAVRRHLDSHDWPGNVRELAHFAERTVLGLAPGQARETDPDPVPPGSLPERLEKVEADIIRATLKETGGDVRRTIEALGIPRKTFYDKLQRHRIVRTAFQRSASEE; encoded by the coding sequence ATGAGCGAAACCGGACGGGTGCTTCTGGTCGATGACGACCGCGATCTCTTGAAGGCGACGCGGCAGACGCTGGAGCTGGCGGGCTTGACGGTCATGACGGCCGGCAGCGCGCTCGACGCGCTCGGTCAACTCGACCGCGATTTTGCCGCCGTGGTGGTGTCCGATATCCGCATGCCGCAGGTGGACGGTCTGGAGCTCTTCGCCCGCATCCGCGCGCTTGATGCGGACCTGCCGGTCATCCTCATGACCGGCCATGGCGATATTCCGATGGCGGTCAAGGCCATCCAGGATGGTGCCTACGACTTCCTGCCCAAACCCTTTGCCGGCGACCGGCTCGTTCAAAGCGTACGACGCGCGCTCGAAAAGCGGCGGCTGATCCTGGAAAACCGCAGTCTCAGGCAAGCGGCCGAAGAGGCGCAAGGCGCGGGGCTGATGATCGGCCAGACCCCGGTGATGGAGCGGCTGCGCACGACCATCCGCCAGATTGCGGATACGGATGTCGACGTGCTGATGCTGGGCGAGACCGGCAGCGGCAAGGAGGTCGTCGCCACCCTTCTGCACCGCTGGAGCCGGCGGGCGAGGGGGCATTTCGTCGCGCTTAATTGCGGGGCGCTGCCCGAGCAGGTGATCGAGAGCGAACTGTTCGGCCATGAAGCGGGCGCCTTCACCGGCGCGCAGAAGAAGCGCATCGGCCGTATCGAACACGCAAGCGGCGGCACGCTGTTTCTGGACGAGATCGAAAGCATGCCGCCCGCCACGCAAATTCACATGCTGCGGGTGCTGGAGATGCGCGAGGTGACGCCGCTCGGCACCAACGAGGTCCGCCCGGTCGACTTGCGCGTCGTGGCGGCGGCCAAGGTCGATCTCGGCGATCCCCACGCGCGGGGTGCGTTTCGCGAGGATCTCTATTACCGGCTCAACGTCGTCACGCTCGTCATCCCGCCGCTGCGCGAGCGGCGCGACGACATTCCGCTGCTCTACCGCACATTCGCCGATCGGGCGGCCCGCCGCTTCGGCCGGGAGGTGCCGCCGCTCTCGGATGCGGTGCGCCGACACCTGGACAGCCATGACTGGCCGGGCAATGTGCGCGAGCTCGCCCATTTCGCCGAGCGCACGGTGCTCGGCCTTGCTCCCGGGCAGGCCCGCGAGACGGATCCGGACCCCGTGCCGCCCGGCTCGCTTCCCGAGCGGCTGGAGAAAGTGGAAGCGGACATCATCCGGGCGACGCTGAAGGAAACCGGCGGCGATGTGCGCCGGACGATCGAGGCGCTCGGCATTCCCCGCAAGACCTTCTACGACAAGCTGCAACGCCATCGGATCGTTCGCACCGCGTTCCAGCGGTCAGCCTCGGAAGAATAA
- a CDS encoding dicarboxylate/amino acid:cation symporter: MHTIPESTTPAVRLPFYRHLYVQVLTAILAGILLGHFYPDLGTQLKPLGDAFIKLVKMIIAPVIFLTVTTGIAGMSDLKKVGRVAGKAMLYFLTFSTLALAVGLVVANVVQPGAGMHISPASLDATAVETYAAKAHDASIVGFLMNIIPTTIVGAFADGDILQVLFFSVLFGIALGMVGERGKPVTDFLNAVTAPMFRLVAILMKAAPIGAFGAMAFTIGKYGIASIANLAMLIGTFYLTSLIFVFVVLGAVARYNGFSILALIRYLKEELLLVLGTSSSEAALPGLMAKMERAGCKRSVVGLVVPTGYSFNLDGTNIYMTLAALFIAQATDIPLSFGDQILLLLVAMLSSKGAAGITGAGFITLAATLSVVPSVPVAGMALILGIDRFMSECRALTNFVGNAVATVVVARWENELDKGQLDAALSGAPLAVEPALRPAPALQAAE, encoded by the coding sequence ATGCACACCATCCCCGAAAGCACGACGCCAGCCGTCCGGCTGCCGTTCTACCGCCATCTCTATGTCCAGGTTCTGACGGCGATCCTCGCCGGCATCCTGCTCGGCCATTTCTATCCGGATCTCGGCACGCAGTTGAAGCCGCTCGGCGATGCCTTCATCAAGCTCGTCAAGATGATCATCGCCCCGGTGATCTTCCTGACGGTCACGACCGGTATCGCCGGCATGAGCGACCTGAAGAAGGTCGGTCGCGTCGCCGGCAAGGCGATGCTCTATTTCCTGACCTTCTCCACCCTGGCGCTGGCCGTCGGTCTCGTCGTCGCCAATGTGGTGCAGCCGGGCGCCGGCATGCATATCTCGCCGGCCTCGCTCGATGCCACCGCCGTCGAAACCTATGCCGCCAAGGCCCATGATGCGAGCATCGTCGGCTTCCTCATGAACATCATCCCGACGACGATCGTCGGTGCCTTTGCAGATGGCGATATCCTGCAGGTGCTGTTCTTCTCGGTCCTGTTCGGCATTGCTCTCGGCATGGTCGGCGAGCGTGGCAAGCCGGTCACGGACTTCCTCAATGCCGTGACCGCGCCCATGTTCAGGCTCGTCGCCATCCTGATGAAGGCCGCTCCCATCGGCGCCTTCGGCGCCATGGCCTTCACCATCGGCAAGTACGGCATCGCCTCGATCGCCAACCTCGCCATGCTGATCGGCACCTTCTACCTCACCTCGCTGATCTTCGTCTTCGTGGTGCTGGGTGCGGTCGCGCGTTACAACGGCTTCTCGATCCTGGCGCTTATCCGTTACCTCAAGGAGGAACTGCTGCTGGTGCTCGGCACCTCGTCCTCCGAGGCTGCCCTGCCCGGCCTGATGGCCAAGATGGAACGGGCCGGCTGCAAGCGCTCGGTCGTCGGCCTGGTCGTGCCGACCGGCTACTCCTTCAACCTCGACGGCACGAACATCTACATGACGCTGGCGGCGCTGTTCATCGCCCAGGCGACGGATATCCCGCTCTCCTTCGGCGACCAGATCCTGCTGCTGCTCGTTGCCATGCTCTCCTCCAAGGGCGCGGCCGGCATCACCGGCGCCGGCTTCATCACGCTCGCCGCCACGCTGTCGGTCGTTCCTTCGGTCCCGGTGGCCGGCATGGCGCTGATTCTCGGCATCGACCGGTTCATGTCCGAATGCCGGGCGCTGACCAACTTCGTCGGCAATGCGGTCGCCACCGTCGTCGTCGCGCGCTGGGAAAACGAGCTGGACAAGGGACAGCTCGACGCGGCGCTGAGCGGCGCACCCTTGGCCGTGGAACCGGCCCTTCGCCCGGCACCAGCCCTCCAGGCTGCAGAATAG